A window of the Streptomyces griseochromogenes genome harbors these coding sequences:
- a CDS encoding FAD binding domain-containing protein has product MLLRLPTSVSEAQECLAEGAVPIGGATLVWATWQRDGFPELAMSLRELPEANVLDRETVGGAVVLHRIDDRVPDVLRLAAATVGTGAVRRAATVGGNLVGSSLRCLLPAALVLDARATVLESDGVHETDLAEVVAKRPVLLGLRWRTPIACDYRKLTGEAGGPPPLVAASAVHADEGGDRLRVAVRDGYDVLSGSATCDTDAAATLDALRGTDLGDLPAAAWDVVRSQVTGLLDGRGAD; this is encoded by the coding sequence GTGCTGTTGCGTCTGCCCACATCCGTGTCCGAAGCGCAGGAGTGTCTGGCCGAGGGAGCCGTGCCGATCGGCGGGGCGACACTCGTGTGGGCCACTTGGCAGCGCGACGGCTTTCCCGAACTGGCGATGTCGCTGCGCGAGTTGCCGGAGGCCAACGTGCTGGACCGGGAGACCGTGGGCGGCGCCGTGGTCCTGCACCGGATCGACGACCGGGTGCCGGACGTACTGCGCCTGGCGGCCGCCACGGTGGGCACCGGGGCCGTGCGGCGGGCGGCGACGGTCGGCGGCAACCTCGTCGGCAGCTCGCTGCGCTGCCTGCTGCCCGCGGCGCTCGTCCTGGACGCCCGGGCGACGGTGCTGGAATCCGACGGCGTCCATGAGACGGACCTGGCCGAGGTGGTGGCCAAGCGCCCCGTCCTGCTCGGCCTCCGCTGGCGTACGCCCATCGCCTGCGACTACCGCAAGCTGACGGGCGAGGCGGGCGGCCCGCCGCCCCTCGTGGCCGCCTCGGCGGTGCACGCCGACGAGGGCGGCGACCGTCTGCGGGTCGCCGTCCGCGACGGTTACGACGTGCTCAGCGGCAGCGCCACGTGCGACACCGACGCCGCGGCGACCCTGGACGCGCTGCGGGGGACTGACCTCGGCGACCTGCCGGCCGCCGCGTGGGACGTCGTCCGCTCACAGGTCACCGGTCTTCTGGACGGCCGCGGCGCGGACTGA